The nucleotide sequence AACATCTCAATAAGCCCGAAACATCCTGTAAGCATCATATCACCAAAAGGCGCTGCAAATTCTACATCAAATGCGGAGTTTTCCATAATCTGCCTTTTGGGTCCTGTTACTATAATTGATCTAATATTACCAAAAACCACAGTTTCCTGGATATGGCAACCATGCCCTCCATCGTTAAAGACATCATCAAAATTCAAATTTCCATCGCATAATCGCACAATGTAATTATCAAGTTTTTGGGCATCCATCTGTCTGGTATGGTGCTCAAATATTGCCAGCATCCTATTTTCAGACACCACTGCACCAATGGTATGCCCGTTCCCAATGTTAATAACAAGGACGGGGTCAGCAAGGACGTCTAATATGGCACCGCAAATAGCTGCCGGCCCTGTATCCATTACCAGCACATTATTGTGGTCATTTTTTAATGTTTCCATTACAGATCTCATTCTTGTAAGGCTACTAGG is from Methanosarcinales archaeon and encodes:
- a CDS encoding pyruvate formate lyase-activating protein; translation: PSSLTRMRSVMETLKNDHNNVLVMDTGPAAICGAILDVLADPVLVINIGNGHTIGAVVSENRMLAIFEHHTRQMDAQKLDNYIVRLCDGNLNFDDVFNDGGHGCHIQETVVFGNIRSIIVTGPKRQIMENSAFDVEFAAPFGDMMLTGCFGLIEMFKRKFELMLD